One genomic region from Bacillus sp. SLBN-46 encodes:
- a CDS encoding ATP-binding cassette domain-containing protein, translating to MITVSNVGLRYGDRKLFDDVNIKFTPGNCYGLIGANGAGKSTFLKILSGEIESQTGTVQLGPNERMAVLKQNHFEYEEFEVLKTVIMGHSRLYEVMQEKDAIYMKENFTDEDGMKAAELEGEFAELNGWEAEPEAAILLKGLGIGEDLHYKTMAELTGSEKVKVLLAQALFGRPDVLLLDEPTNHLDIKAIQWLEEFLINFENTVIVVSHDRHFLNKVCTHIADLDYGKIQIYVGNYDFWYESSQLASRLTSDANKKKEEKIKELQAFIARFSANASKSKQATSRKKLLDKITLDDIKPSSRRYPFVGFTPDREIGNDLLRVEGLTKTIDGVKVLDNISFFMNKNDKIALVGTNEIAKTILFKILMGEMEPDSGTFKWGITTSQAYFPKDNSEYFENSELNLVDWLRQFSPKDESESFLRGFLGRMLFSGEEVLKKASVLSGGEKVRCMLSKMMLNGANVLLLDEPTNHLDLESITALNNGLINFKGSLIFSSHDHQFIQTVANRIFEFTPKGLVDKQMSYDEYLENDEVQKQVSEMYK from the coding sequence ATGATTACAGTAAGTAATGTAGGTTTAAGATATGGTGACCGGAAATTATTTGATGATGTGAACATTAAGTTCACACCTGGTAATTGCTATGGTCTAATCGGTGCAAACGGTGCAGGTAAGTCCACGTTTTTAAAGATTCTTTCTGGAGAAATTGAATCTCAAACGGGAACTGTTCAACTTGGACCAAATGAACGAATGGCTGTGTTAAAACAAAACCACTTTGAATATGAGGAATTTGAAGTATTAAAAACGGTAATCATGGGTCATTCAAGACTTTACGAAGTTATGCAGGAAAAAGACGCGATCTATATGAAAGAAAACTTCACTGACGAAGATGGCATGAAAGCCGCTGAACTTGAGGGTGAATTTGCTGAATTAAACGGATGGGAAGCTGAACCTGAAGCAGCAATCCTCTTAAAGGGTCTTGGAATTGGTGAAGACCTTCATTATAAGACGATGGCTGAATTAACTGGTTCTGAAAAAGTAAAGGTTCTACTTGCACAAGCATTGTTTGGCAGACCAGATGTTTTGCTTCTGGACGAGCCTACTAACCACTTGGATATTAAAGCGATTCAGTGGCTAGAGGAATTCTTAATTAACTTTGAAAATACAGTTATTGTTGTATCCCATGACCGTCACTTCCTAAATAAAGTTTGTACCCATATTGCTGACTTGGACTATGGGAAAATCCAAATTTATGTGGGTAACTACGATTTTTGGTATGAATCAAGCCAATTAGCATCAAGATTAACCTCTGATGCAAACAAGAAGAAAGAAGAGAAAATAAAGGAACTGCAAGCCTTTATTGCCCGGTTTAGTGCAAATGCATCGAAATCCAAACAGGCTACTTCTCGTAAGAAGCTACTGGATAAAATAACACTCGATGACATTAAGCCTTCCTCTCGCCGTTATCCATTTGTTGGATTTACACCGGACCGTGAAATCGGGAACGATTTATTAAGAGTTGAGGGCTTAACAAAAACGATTGATGGCGTAAAAGTTTTGGATAATATCAGTTTCTTTATGAACAAGAACGATAAGATTGCTCTTGTAGGAACAAACGAAATTGCGAAAACCATACTTTTTAAAATTTTAATGGGTGAAATGGAACCAGACAGCGGTACCTTTAAATGGGGAATCACTACTTCACAAGCATATTTCCCTAAAGATAACTCCGAGTACTTTGAAAACAGTGAGCTAAATTTGGTAGACTGGTTACGCCAATTCTCTCCAAAAGACGAAAGTGAAAGCTTCTTACGCGGATTCTTAGGAAGAATGTTATTTTCCGGAGAAGAAGTATTAAAGAAAGCTAGCGTTCTTTCCGGAGGAGAAAAAGTTCGTTGTATGCTCTCAAAAATGATGTTAAATGGTGCCAACGTTCTACTTCTAGACGAGCCAACGAACCACTTGGACTTAGAATCTATTACGGCACTCAATAATGGTTTAATTAATTTTAAGGGCTCATTGATTTTTTCATCACACGATCATCAGTTCATTCAGACAGTTGCAAATCGGATTTTT
- a CDS encoding SCO family protein, with translation MKKIYLICGLAIFLGIAGGISFFLIRDANAEIPAEVSLINQNGTTYNFGKDNTKLKLIEFIYTHCPDICPTTTQKMVDLKKDLEKSGVYGKKIEFITITIDPYRDTPEILQGYMQGFGINNDDKWIFLTGDTQNIKKDQEQIQKVTDALQFQYKDPGNGQFVHSTFTYLVNQDNNFIAKFPMGNDFNKKEVYETIMDKLD, from the coding sequence ATGAAAAAAATCTATCTCATTTGCGGTCTAGCAATATTTTTGGGAATTGCAGGGGGAATCTCCTTCTTTCTCATTAGAGACGCAAATGCGGAAATACCAGCAGAAGTAAGTTTGATTAATCAAAATGGTACTACATATAATTTTGGTAAGGATAATACTAAATTGAAATTAATTGAATTTATCTATACCCATTGCCCAGATATATGTCCTACCACCACACAAAAGATGGTCGATTTGAAGAAAGATTTAGAGAAGAGCGGCGTATACGGCAAGAAAATTGAATTCATCACCATTACCATTGACCCCTATCGTGATACTCCTGAGATATTGCAAGGGTATATGCAAGGTTTCGGAATAAATAATGATGACAAATGGATATTTTTAACAGGAGACACACAAAATATTAAAAAAGACCAAGAGCAAATTCAAAAGGTAACGGATGCCTTGCAATTTCAATACAAAGACCCCGGAAATGGACAATTCGTACATTCAACCTTTACGTACCTAGTCAATCAAGACAATAACTTTATAGCAAAGTTTCCTATGGGAAATGACTTTAATAAAAAAGAAGTATATGAAACAATTATGGATAAGCTAGATTAG
- a CDS encoding endonuclease MutS2: MNQHTFQVLQFEEIKEAISTFALTKEGKTKIRCLTPSTNQKQIEAWLDEVSEAVEIIKKSASVPVHGLEGMEQLLNNMNKGVALRVDQLVKLYDFLDCCGKMRRYMKDKEYYAPRVSAYVDSIHELPELASEIIRCIRNGRVDDYASKELLKIRKQIAIQEERLKEKTLQLIRSNKYKSFLQENVVSQRNGRYVIPIKKEYRNKLKGTVLDTSASGSTLFIEPEEIAVYQDQLTWLVADEEVEVQKVLSYLTGLVEEKEQQILSAIETMVHYDFLFAKAKYCRSINGTKVGINQSEEIELIQAKHPLLGEKAVPLSFKMGKGQHALVITGPNTGGKTVTIKTVGLLTIMVQCGLHIPAAKESNLCLFERILVDIGDGQSIAENLSTFSSRIVNIIDILKETNNRTLVLLDELGSGTDPGEGMGLATAILETLYEKGAVLLATTHYSEIKDFAETHEGFLNGSMEFDLATLSPTYRLIIGRGGESQAFAIALKLGIHPKIIERAHFVTYKEAKEYTTEITATWRLKEIEKQVIINKHRNEKNASKTETKVQHYQQGDNVKLSPSNEFGIIYKGPDQFGNYIVQVKGEKMSINHKRIGLYIAASELYPEDYDFDIIFQSKENRKKSKILSKGHEENLTIDYTE; this comes from the coding sequence TTGAATCAACATACTTTTCAAGTATTACAATTTGAAGAAATTAAAGAAGCCATTTCAACCTTTGCTTTAACAAAAGAGGGGAAAACAAAAATTAGGTGCCTGACACCATCAACCAATCAAAAGCAAATTGAAGCATGGCTAGATGAAGTTTCAGAAGCGGTTGAAATTATAAAAAAGAGTGCTAGTGTTCCTGTACATGGGTTAGAGGGGATGGAACAGTTACTCAATAACATGAACAAGGGGGTTGCATTACGAGTAGATCAGCTAGTGAAGCTTTACGATTTTTTAGATTGCTGTGGGAAAATGAGAAGATATATGAAGGATAAGGAGTATTACGCTCCAAGAGTGTCTGCTTATGTAGATTCGATCCATGAATTACCCGAACTCGCAAGTGAGATTATTCGCTGCATCCGCAATGGAAGGGTGGATGATTACGCAAGTAAAGAATTATTAAAGATTAGAAAACAAATTGCCATTCAAGAAGAGCGTTTGAAAGAAAAGACACTGCAGCTAATCCGATCAAATAAATATAAATCTTTTCTACAAGAAAATGTGGTTAGTCAGAGGAATGGAAGATATGTCATCCCCATAAAAAAAGAATATCGAAATAAACTGAAGGGTACCGTACTGGATACATCCGCATCAGGTTCCACTCTTTTTATTGAGCCCGAGGAGATTGCCGTTTATCAGGATCAATTAACGTGGTTAGTAGCGGATGAAGAGGTAGAGGTACAAAAAGTTCTTAGTTATTTAACAGGGTTAGTGGAAGAGAAGGAGCAGCAAATCTTAAGTGCTATTGAGACCATGGTTCATTATGATTTTTTGTTTGCTAAAGCTAAGTATTGTCGCTCTATAAATGGTACAAAAGTAGGGATCAATCAGTCAGAGGAAATTGAATTGATCCAAGCGAAACACCCTCTTTTAGGTGAAAAGGCTGTGCCGTTGTCATTTAAAATGGGTAAAGGACAACATGCATTAGTTATTACTGGACCCAACACAGGAGGAAAAACAGTAACAATAAAAACAGTAGGCCTTTTGACGATTATGGTCCAATGTGGTCTTCATATACCAGCGGCTAAAGAGAGCAATCTTTGCCTCTTTGAACGAATTTTAGTTGATATTGGTGATGGGCAAAGCATTGCTGAAAATTTAAGTACGTTTAGTTCAAGAATTGTAAATATTATTGATATTTTAAAGGAAACGAACAATCGGACATTGGTCTTATTAGATGAACTGGGTTCCGGGACAGATCCTGGAGAAGGTATGGGGCTTGCTACAGCCATTTTAGAAACCTTATACGAAAAAGGGGCAGTGCTCCTGGCAACCACCCATTATAGTGAAATAAAGGATTTTGCAGAAACACATGAAGGGTTTTTAAATGGATCGATGGAATTCGATTTAGCAACGTTAAGCCCGACCTACCGGTTAATTATCGGGCGAGGGGGCGAGAGTCAGGCGTTTGCCATTGCATTAAAACTTGGCATCCATCCAAAAATAATCGAGAGAGCACACTTCGTTACTTACAAGGAAGCAAAAGAATATACAACGGAAATTACAGCTACGTGGAGATTGAAAGAGATAGAAAAACAGGTAATTATTAATAAACATCGTAATGAAAAAAACGCTTCAAAAACAGAGACGAAAGTACAACACTACCAACAAGGTGATAATGTAAAGCTTTCCCCTTCAAATGAATTCGGCATAATTTATAAGGGTCCAGATCAATTTGGGAATTATATTGTCCAAGTGAAAGGGGAAAAAATGTCAATTAACCATAAAAGAATTGGTTTGTATATAGCTGCAAGTGAGCTTTATCCGGAAGATTATGATTTTGATATTATTTTTCAATCAAAGGAAAATAGAAAGAAAAGTAAAATACTCAGTAAAGGTCATGAAGAAAATCTAACAATTGACTACACAGAATAA
- a CDS encoding DUF1427 family protein: MKELVLSLIAGMAVGILFRFLKLPLPAPPVFSAVVGVFGVYFGGILVDWIMQNYIK; this comes from the coding sequence ATGAAAGAGTTAGTCTTAAGCTTAATTGCCGGGATGGCTGTTGGAATTTTGTTTCGATTTTTAAAGTTGCCCTTACCAGCTCCTCCGGTCTTCTCCGCCGTTGTAGGTGTATTTGGCGTCTATTTTGGAGGTATTCTTGTAGACTGGATAATGCAAAATTATATAAAATGA
- a CDS encoding hemerythrin domain-containing protein: protein MSGPSLRKKHSHHSIHDGIYTEARDLTKVLKKLSLENKAKETKEICDALIEHWETRTLAHAQSEEEGFFIEKLKENPELKEMIIKLKRDHQILEIIVHSIKAKIENKGVTEDILPYFDALLVVFELHNHEEENNLFITE, encoded by the coding sequence ATGTCTGGACCGTCTTTAAGAAAAAAACATTCTCATCATTCGATTCATGATGGCATATATACAGAAGCCCGCGACTTAACAAAAGTGCTAAAAAAACTTTCATTGGAAAATAAAGCGAAAGAAACAAAGGAAATTTGTGATGCCCTGATTGAACATTGGGAGACGAGAACACTTGCCCACGCGCAATCAGAAGAGGAAGGATTTTTTATTGAAAAATTGAAGGAAAATCCTGAGCTTAAAGAGATGATTATTAAATTGAAAAGGGACCATCAAATTTTAGAAATCATCGTACACTCGATTAAAGCGAAGATTGAGAATAAGGGAGTGACAGAAGATATTCTCCCCTATTTCGATGCTTTACTTGTAGTTTTTGAGCTACATAATCATGAGGAAGAAAACAATTTGTTCATTACCGAATAA
- a CDS encoding nitrate reductase subunit alpha yields the protein MGRKRAPLMKKIKFFGKSRDVAAHAVMSPMDRDSEKIYRRRWQHDKTVRTTHGVNCTGSCSWKVHVKDGIIAWETQQTDYPSTGPNMPEYEPRGCPRGASFSWYIYSPLRVRYPYVRGHLLDMWREELQKSNDPVAAWREIATNPEKSKRYKQSRGKGGLVRASWDEVNELICASLIHSIQEFGPDRIFGFSPIPAMSMVSYAGGGRFLSLLGGSLLSFYDWYADLPPASPQVWGEQTDVPESSDWFNSSYLLVWGSNIPQTRTPDAHFMVEARYRGTKVVAVSPDYAEFVKFADNWLNVQAGMDGALGMAMTHVILKEFYVDQETEYFYDYAKKFTDLPFLVKLKPHGENFVSSTFLRASELDATLTNGEWKTAVWNKETNQPAFPNGTIGHRWEEKGQWNLHLQDTEQNISELNPLLTMLGNEDTVVNVEFPHFEVEKRETFKREVPVKKIQINGEKIYITTVFDLMLSKFGVRRDGLKGDFPKDYDDPKPYTPAWQEALTGVDRKLAAQIAREFAQNADESKGRSMVIMGSGINQWYHADATYRTVLNLVLLTGSQGVNGGGWAHYVGQEKVRPLEGWQTLAMARDWGGPPRLHAATPFFYFVTEQWKYDDQSIEDQISPLISEPRYKHTGDYYYLGTRLGWTPAYPQFDKNPLKLVAESKGTDKEQIIQSIVDDVKDGKTKFAIQNPEDPKSFPKVMFVWRGNLIGSSSKGHEYFLKYMLGTHHGNLSEQNTELKTEDINWDEPSTEGKLDLMINIDFRMAGTGLYSDIILPAATWYEKYDISSTDMHPFIHPFNPAIAPPWESKSDWDTFRGLAKKFSSMSEQYFSGPVQDVVATPMLHDSRDEISEACTFGKIPDWQNGSFEPVPGQNFPSLHMVERDYTKVYEKFISLGPVIKEQIGAKGIGWNAKEEYEKLKTILGTANKTSYKDCPSLYTARDAAEAILSLSSSTNGSLAMKAWDALEKKSGQKLKDLAEERAEEHMSFSEITAQPRQVISTPVFSGTETGGRRYSPFTTNVERLIPWRTLTGRQHFYLDHETMFEFGEEFPVFKAPLKKVAFRSKDRKPINMGKEINLRYLTPHFKWSFHSTYFDTLPMLTLFRGGPTVWMNLHDADEVGIADNDWLQMYNRNGVVVARAVVSHRLPRGVAFMYHVQERHINVPGSTITNERGGTFNSPTRLQMKPTHVIGGYAQLSYGFNYYGPCGSQRDERVIISKLDRDEVDWLEN from the coding sequence ATGGGCCGAAAACGAGCACCACTTATGAAAAAAATAAAATTTTTTGGAAAATCAAGAGATGTAGCTGCTCATGCAGTGATGTCTCCAATGGATAGAGATTCAGAAAAGATTTATCGCAGAAGATGGCAGCACGATAAAACGGTTCGAACGACGCATGGGGTTAACTGTACAGGATCATGCAGCTGGAAGGTTCATGTGAAAGATGGAATTATCGCATGGGAAACACAACAGACAGATTATCCATCAACAGGACCGAATATGCCCGAATATGAACCGCGTGGGTGCCCGAGGGGTGCAAGCTTTTCTTGGTATATTTATAGCCCACTCCGGGTTCGTTACCCATATGTTCGTGGTCACTTATTGGATATGTGGCGTGAAGAGTTGCAAAAATCTAATGATCCTGTTGCTGCATGGCGGGAGATTGCTACAAACCCAGAGAAATCAAAACGATATAAACAGTCAAGGGGAAAAGGAGGACTTGTCCGTGCATCATGGGATGAGGTGAATGAACTAATCTGTGCTTCTCTTATTCATTCAATTCAAGAATTTGGTCCAGACCGTATATTTGGATTTTCACCCATTCCCGCGATGTCAATGGTTAGCTATGCAGGAGGCGGCCGATTTTTATCACTACTAGGTGGTTCCTTATTAAGTTTTTATGATTGGTACGCAGACCTTCCACCGGCCTCTCCGCAAGTATGGGGAGAACAAACTGATGTACCTGAGAGCTCTGATTGGTTTAACTCTTCTTATCTATTAGTATGGGGTTCTAATATTCCACAAACAAGGACTCCAGATGCTCATTTTATGGTGGAAGCACGGTACCGTGGGACAAAGGTTGTTGCTGTTAGCCCTGATTATGCTGAGTTTGTTAAATTCGCTGATAACTGGTTAAATGTTCAGGCTGGTATGGATGGAGCCCTTGGAATGGCAATGACTCATGTTATTTTAAAAGAGTTTTATGTGGATCAAGAAACTGAATATTTTTATGACTATGCGAAAAAATTCACGGATCTCCCATTCCTTGTGAAATTAAAACCACATGGAGAAAACTTCGTTTCCAGTACGTTTTTAAGAGCTAGTGAGCTTGACGCGACGCTTACAAACGGAGAGTGGAAAACTGCTGTTTGGAACAAAGAAACCAATCAGCCCGCATTTCCTAATGGAACGATTGGACATCGATGGGAGGAAAAAGGTCAATGGAACCTCCACCTACAAGACACAGAACAAAACATTTCTGAGTTAAACCCATTATTAACTATGTTAGGGAATGAAGATACAGTTGTTAACGTTGAATTTCCTCACTTTGAAGTGGAAAAGAGAGAAACTTTCAAACGTGAGGTCCCAGTAAAGAAAATTCAAATAAATGGAGAAAAAATCTATATAACTACTGTGTTTGATTTAATGCTCTCTAAATTTGGGGTAAGAAGAGATGGGCTCAAAGGTGATTTTCCGAAGGATTATGATGATCCAAAACCATATACCCCTGCATGGCAAGAGGCCTTGACTGGAGTGGACCGAAAGCTAGCAGCACAGATTGCGAGAGAGTTTGCACAGAATGCCGATGAATCAAAAGGTCGTTCCATGGTTATTATGGGTTCTGGCATAAACCAATGGTATCATGCTGATGCGACATACCGTACCGTCCTAAATTTAGTTCTATTGACTGGTTCACAAGGAGTGAACGGAGGCGGCTGGGCTCATTATGTAGGACAGGAAAAAGTCCGTCCTCTAGAGGGCTGGCAGACACTTGCTATGGCAAGAGACTGGGGTGGACCTCCTAGGCTTCATGCTGCTACGCCGTTCTTTTATTTTGTAACAGAACAATGGAAATACGATGATCAATCCATTGAAGACCAAATATCACCTTTGATTAGTGAACCAAGATATAAGCATACAGGTGATTACTATTATTTAGGAACAAGATTAGGGTGGACACCAGCCTATCCACAGTTTGATAAGAATCCACTCAAACTTGTAGCGGAATCGAAAGGGACCGACAAAGAGCAAATAATTCAATCCATTGTAGATGATGTGAAAGATGGCAAAACAAAATTTGCGATTCAAAATCCTGAGGACCCTAAATCATTTCCAAAAGTTATGTTTGTTTGGAGAGGAAACTTAATTGGCAGCTCTTCCAAAGGACACGAATATTTTTTGAAATATATGCTTGGAACCCATCATGGAAATTTAAGTGAGCAAAATACAGAATTAAAAACGGAAGATATAAATTGGGACGAACCGTCAACAGAAGGAAAACTCGATTTAATGATAAATATCGATTTTCGCATGGCAGGAACAGGTTTATACTCGGATATCATTCTTCCGGCAGCTACCTGGTACGAAAAATATGATATAAGCAGTACGGATATGCACCCGTTCATTCATCCGTTTAACCCGGCAATTGCGCCACCATGGGAATCGAAATCGGATTGGGACACATTTAGAGGATTGGCTAAGAAGTTTTCTTCCATGTCCGAACAATATTTTAGTGGGCCTGTACAAGACGTTGTGGCAACACCCATGCTTCATGATTCTAGGGATGAAATTTCTGAGGCATGTACATTTGGGAAAATTCCAGATTGGCAAAACGGTTCATTTGAGCCAGTACCTGGACAGAACTTTCCGAGTTTGCACATGGTTGAACGTGACTATACAAAGGTCTATGAAAAATTTATATCCCTTGGACCTGTTATTAAGGAACAGATTGGAGCTAAGGGTATTGGCTGGAATGCAAAAGAAGAATATGAAAAATTAAAAACGATACTTGGAACAGCCAATAAAACCTCCTACAAGGATTGTCCAAGTCTATACACTGCTCGGGATGCTGCTGAGGCAATTCTTTCTCTTTCAAGTTCTACAAACGGTTCTCTAGCTATGAAGGCATGGGATGCGCTGGAGAAAAAGTCAGGACAAAAATTAAAAGATTTAGCAGAAGAAAGAGCAGAAGAGCATATGTCATTTAGTGAGATAACAGCACAACCACGGCAGGTCATTTCTACACCTGTTTTTAGTGGAACGGAAACGGGGGGGAGACGGTATTCACCATTTACAACAAATGTGGAACGTTTAATTCCATGGCGTACATTAACCGGTCGCCAACACTTTTATTTAGACCACGAAACTATGTTTGAATTTGGAGAAGAGTTTCCTGTATTTAAGGCACCATTAAAAAAGGTAGCATTCCGATCAAAGGATCGAAAGCCAATTAATATGGGCAAGGAAATAAATTTACGTTATTTGACGCCACATTTTAAATGGTCATTCCATAGTACCTATTTCGATACTCTCCCAATGTTAACGCTATTTAGAGGAGGACCGACAGTATGGATGAATCTTCATGATGCGGATGAAGTTGGTATTGCAGATAATGATTGGCTGCAAATGTATAACCGAAATGGAGTTGTCGTTGCAAGGGCAGTTGTGTCTCATCGATTACCAAGGGGAGTTGCTTTCATGTATCACGTGCAAGAGCGGCATATTAACGTCCCTGGTTCAACCATAACGAACGAACGTGGTGGTACATTTAACAGCCCTACGCGTTTACAAATGAAGCCAACGCACGTAATTGGCGGATACGCCCAGCTAAGTTATGGGTTTAACTATTATGGACCATGCGGAAGCCAGCGTGATGAGAGAGTTATTATTAGTAAATTAGATAGGGATGAGGTGGACTGGCTTGAGAATTAA
- the narH gene encoding nitrate reductase subunit beta — MRIKAQFGMVMNLDKCIGCHTCSITCNNTWTNRPGAEYMWWNNVETKPGIGYPKEWENQEKYKGGWVLKNGKLELKAGGRVSKLLNIFHNPDLAQLDDYYEPWTYDYENLINSPEKEHQPVARPKSQVTGEYMDIKWGPNWEDDLAGVYQTGKNDPNIKGIEERVKFEYEQTFMMYLPRICEHCVNPTCVASCPSGAIYKREEDGIVLVDQDACRSWRYCTTGCPYKKVYFNWKTHKAEKCTFCFPRIEAGLPTVCSETCVGRLRYLGIVFYDLDKVEEAASVTNEKDLYEAHLGIFLDPHDPEVIKEARKAGYQEDWIEAAQRSPVYKLAVEQRIALPLHPEYRTLPMVWYIPPLSPVMSAFDGGLDGVNPHVIYPQIDQLRIPIEYLANMLSAGDTEVIRKVLKKMVAMRSYMRSLNLGKKPEKSILDAVGMTEETMHEMYQLAAIAKYDDRYVIPSSHREDAANQYLGQGTGGFDFMEACSGCSVTPGIPNDYKVGDDYWGELNG; from the coding sequence TTGAGAATTAAAGCCCAATTTGGAATGGTGATGAACCTAGATAAATGTATCGGGTGTCATACGTGCAGCATCACCTGTAACAATACGTGGACAAACCGTCCCGGAGCAGAATATATGTGGTGGAATAATGTTGAAACAAAACCTGGGATTGGTTATCCAAAGGAATGGGAAAACCAAGAAAAATATAAAGGGGGTTGGGTGTTAAAGAATGGGAAGCTTGAACTAAAGGCAGGTGGCCGAGTTTCGAAGCTCTTAAATATTTTTCACAATCCTGATTTAGCCCAATTAGACGATTACTATGAACCATGGACCTATGATTATGAGAATTTAATTAATAGCCCCGAAAAAGAACACCAACCAGTGGCTCGACCAAAGTCTCAGGTGACAGGGGAGTATATGGATATTAAGTGGGGGCCAAATTGGGAGGATGATTTGGCCGGAGTATATCAGACTGGGAAAAATGACCCTAACATAAAAGGGATTGAAGAAAGAGTAAAATTTGAGTATGAGCAAACCTTCATGATGTATCTGCCAAGAATCTGTGAGCATTGTGTCAATCCAACTTGTGTAGCTTCCTGTCCATCTGGTGCCATTTACAAAAGGGAAGAGGACGGAATTGTGTTGGTAGATCAAGATGCATGCCGAAGCTGGCGGTATTGTACAACAGGTTGTCCGTATAAAAAGGTCTATTTTAATTGGAAAACACATAAAGCAGAAAAATGTACCTTTTGTTTTCCGAGAATTGAGGCTGGACTTCCTACTGTGTGTTCAGAAACATGTGTTGGAAGACTTCGGTATCTAGGGATTGTTTTTTATGATTTAGATAAGGTTGAAGAAGCAGCGTCTGTTACCAATGAAAAAGATTTATATGAAGCCCATTTAGGAATCTTTCTAGATCCACATGATCCAGAGGTAATTAAGGAAGCGCGAAAAGCTGGTTATCAGGAGGATTGGATTGAAGCTGCACAAAGGTCACCTGTCTATAAACTAGCAGTTGAACAACGGATCGCTTTGCCTCTTCATCCAGAATATAGGACATTGCCTATGGTGTGGTATATTCCACCGCTCAGTCCAGTGATGAGCGCATTTGATGGAGGCTTAGATGGGGTCAATCCTCATGTTATTTACCCTCAAATTGACCAGCTTAGAATTCCCATCGAATATCTAGCCAATATGTTAAGTGCTGGGGATACCGAAGTTATTCGGAAGGTGCTTAAGAAGATGGTTGCGATGAGAAGTTATATGAGGTCACTAAATTTAGGGAAGAAACCAGAGAAAAGTATACTTGATGCTGTTGGAATGACAGAAGAAACAATGCATGAAATGTATCAACTTGCAGCAATTGCGAAGTACGATGATCGCTATGTTATTCCATCCTCACATCGGGAGGATGCTGCAAACCAATATTTAGGACAAGGTACCGGAGGGTTCGATTTTATGGAGGCGTGCTCAGGCTGCTCGGTTACACCGGGGATACCGAATGATTATAAAGTAGGGGACGATTATTGGGGGGAGTTAAATGGATGA
- the narJ gene encoding nitrate reductase molybdenum cofactor assembly chaperone, with translation MDEYQRIFGLASILLQHPEKDWVEKNELKDEIALIENQLVKILFKQFQSYLESTTYLELCTEYAKTFDFSDKTTLYLTYPLFGENPDRGKALLKLKSEFYEAGLPLKSEELPDYLPLILEFCSLVPTKPAQKMLLIHRRSIDNLLKELSLIESPYQMILQACVQTIEDMQRKQKAS, from the coding sequence ATGGATGAGTATCAACGTATTTTTGGTCTAGCATCTATTTTACTTCAGCATCCTGAAAAAGATTGGGTTGAAAAAAATGAGTTGAAAGATGAAATTGCCTTAATTGAAAATCAGCTAGTGAAGATCTTATTTAAGCAATTTCAATCATATTTGGAATCAACTACCTATTTAGAGCTGTGTACCGAATATGCGAAAACATTTGATTTTAGTGATAAAACAACCCTTTATTTAACCTATCCTCTTTTTGGCGAGAATCCAGATCGAGGTAAAGCCCTTTTGAAATTAAAGAGTGAGTTTTATGAAGCGGGTCTCCCATTAAAAAGTGAGGAGCTCCCAGATTATTTACCTTTAATACTTGAATTTTGCTCTTTAGTACCCACAAAACCTGCACAAAAAATGCTATTGATTCATCGCAGGTCCATTGACAATTTATTAAAAGAATTATCATTAATCGAAAGTCCATACCAAATGATTTTGCAAGCATGCGTACAAACAATTGAAGACATGCAAAGAAAACAAAAGGCTTCGTAA